A window of Chryseobacterium shandongense genomic DNA:
CTTATTTTGCAGGAGGCCTTTCACACCTGATTCCTTTATATGTTTTGCAGCAGAAATACCTGAAACACAGCATCGGAGTAAAGAATCATTTTTTAGTAAACAGCGGTTCACAAAATTTTCTAACCATGCAGGGAGTTGCATGTGTACCTCTCAATTATAGTTTAGAAGAAAATCCGCTGATTCCCGAAAACTCGGAGAAAATAAAAGAACAATTGCTGGAAATGGAAAAAAAAGCATATGAGATAGTGAAACCATCAGTAATTATTGAAGATACTTCTTTTTTTACTCCTCTTATTGCTGAAAAAAATAACCTGCCTCGAATTTCAATTCAAAGGACAGGAATTTTTAGATCTATTGACAAAAAATTTAGAAATGCCAATCATGTTCATTCTCTGGAAAAAGGAAATAACAGCAGCAAATCTGATGGTTTTTCGGACTCTCACAATACAGAAACAGCAACAAATATGGAATCTGACCTGTATTTTCTTCAGCAATATGCAAAGCCGAAAGCCAAAATCGTCCCGGGAATACCTACCATCGAACGGTTGCCGGAGAATATAAAAAACAAAGATTCTTATTTCTATTCCGGGCCTTTGATTGTTATGGATAAGCCTTCAAAAAATTTAACCGAAAGACTATATGAATTTTTGAAGATCAATGAAGAAAAATCCATTGTATTTATCACAACGGGTACAATAGACAAAACACCAATTGAAAATTATATTGAGTTCTTTGTTCAAAAAAATTATGCGGTGATTACAACCTGCGATCATCCTGTAAACGAAAAATATAAGCAGGAAGTTTTTTACAATAAATTGCTTCCGCTGAATTACATCTGCGGAATTTCAAATCTGGTTATCCACCAATGCGGTTCCGGTATGTACCACTATCCTATTATGAACCGGGTCCCTTCTCTTACAGTAGGAACGCAATGCTACGACCGCGAAGATGTGGCACTAAGACTGCAGGAGCTCGGAGTTTCCGCGCATATTCCTCATCCCGACGATAATGCTGACTATTGGAATATTTTTCTTGATATGGTAGATAAATTTGAAAAAAACACATTAATCAATTACAAAATGATGGATCAGCTAAGAACCGAAATCGAAGAAACAATGTCGGGTTTTAAAATAGAAAAAGTTATCGAATATGCATTAGCATAACCCCAATGAGACAAAAATTATTACCATGAAAAAATCATTTTACGAATTGTGCAAAGATGCCGGTACCGATAAGGTAATGCATCATGGTTATCATTTTTTTTATCCTTCTTTTTTAGAAAAACTAAGAAATGAGAAATTCACCATGCTTGAAATCGGATATGGTTCCGGGGAATCTGCGAAGATGTGGTGCGAATATTTTCCTTACACCAGCTTTTTCTGTATTGATATCGATACTGAAGCTGTACACAGTGAGCGATGCCGAATAATTAAAGCAGACCAATCTAAGAAAGAAGATTTACAAAAAATAACAGGGAAAATAGGATCTGCAAAGCTCATCATTGATGATGGCAGTCACAATCCCAGACATCAGTTCGATACTTTTATGTATTTGTTTGAAAATCTATTAGAAGAAGGCGGCATTTATATTATCGAAGATATTGAAACGAATTATTGGAAACCCAATGCCGGACTTTATGGTCGTTTTGTAGGAGATTTTAATTTAATGAAAAGCATAAGCTCTTTTCCCGATATGATTAACCATGAATTTTCGAAAATCCAGAATACATTGAAGATTTCAACAGTCACTTACGGACAAAACTGTATCATTATTACCAAAAGAACCCTAGAAGAACAGTTATATTTTGACAGAAAATATAGATTCGAGATTTTTACATCCTAATGACAAATCACAGAATGTAATTTTTCAATTCTTAAACATCGAAATAAAAATTTTTAATAGTTTTGCAGCAAACAATTGTTTTAAAGCAACGCCATAAAAATCAATATCCCATGAGTCACAACAAATGCCTGAACTGCAACAGCGAAACAGAAAACAACTATTGTTCTCACTGTGGACAAAAAACCTCCACCCACCGTTTTTCTTTGCAGCATTTCCTGGCGCATGATCTTGTGCACGGCGTCTTTCATCTGGATAAAGGATTTTTATATACTGTTAAAGAGCTTTTTACCAGGCCCGGACATAGTATCAGGGAATATGTTCAGGGAAAAAGGGTAAAACATTTCAATGCATTTACCGCTATTATTTTCGTACTTACCATCACGTTGGTCGTCAGCGGTGCAACGAAAGTAAAATCCACTGAAATTTACAATCAGGAGCAATTGAGCGAATATTCCAAATTGCTAAGAGACTACTATAAACTCATTATTTTATCAGGGATTCCTTTTTATGCATTAGGAAGCTATTTTATTTTTAAAAAAACAAAACAGAATTATACGGAAAATCTTGTCCTGAATACGTATCTCACCATTGGCATCCTGATTCTTGGTCTTATTTTCCCGATTATTACCATATTTTATACCAATACGGAAGTATTATATTATCTGAAAGTGATCACTCCTATACTCACAATCTTGTATATTTTCTGGTTTTATTATGAGTACTTTTCAGCATTTGATTACAGAAAAATTTCACTCGTAATAAGAATTATTTTGATTACAGTATATATTATGCTGTTTAATGGTGCAGTCAATACATTAGCGAATAAAATAGGTGTATTCTTACAGCATTAATTTAGAGATCAAATCAGCATATTATTGGTTGCGAAAATAATTGCTTCCGAAATATTGGTTACTTCAAGCTTTTCAAAAAGCTTTCTTCGGTGGAATTTTACCGTATCCGGCGAGACGAAAATAGCGTCAGCAATTTCATTAATGGTAAGTCCTCTCGTAGAAAGCTGAAGGATTTCTTTCTCTCTTTTTGACAGGGAAACCTGTTCGGTAACTTTCCAGGTATCCATTTCTAGATCATAGTTGTAGACCTTATTTACTCCTTTCTTATAAATCTTCACATTACCGGCTTCTTTACCAGATGACAGTGAGACAATACATACTGCCTTCCAGATTTTCCCCTGTTTGGTTAAAAACATGGGAGTAAGTTTATGATTGATCAGGATGAGCCTTCCTTCTTGGTTTTTAATATGAAAATCGTAAGAAATACTATACTCTTTCCTTTCGGAAACAGGAATCTTTTCGTAAAAATCAAAGCCTGCATTGTTAATTTTCAGCAGCATTTGCAGATCGCTTTCCGGTACATGCTTGAAGTAAAAAGCGTATCCCATTTGAAGGACTTCTTCCGGGGTATTCCCGCACAGAAAAAGAGCATTGTCGGAAACAAACTCAAATCCCTGTTTTTCATAGTCGATTACGTAGATACTGGTGTAAGTAGCACGGGCAAAAGATTTGATGGGTTCAAGATAATGGAGTGTCTCATCACCTAAATCTGATGAAGCTTCAACCGTGTTTCTTGAATCAAAAAAAGAGTTGATGTCATTTGCACTCATATCCTTAGTTTTTCCAAAAATAGTGAAAAGAATTTTACATTATGCATTTTTTTCAAAAATTCTATCATATTAATAATTAAATACATACTTGTTATTTTTTAGTTTTCTTTTTTCACCCTATTATGAGAAAACTACCCTAAAGGATAGTTTTTTCAAGTACCACTGTATACTACCATTTAGTGTAGGAGTTTTCATTTTTTGATGAGATAGATTTGTTACAAACCAATAAGCATGAAATCACAAAACTATTTTGAAAAGCTCGAAATGGACCAGCTGTCCGAATTGGCAAATTTCGTAGTAAATGAAAACATGAGTCATCACACCGACCATGAAGTTGACGAAACTAAACACATCCAGGACATGATTACAAAAATTTATTATGAAGACCTTAATCTATTCTTCAATTCAGAATTTTTTGTTTCAAAAGATTCTTCCGGAGCAATAGAAGGTGCAATAAGAATTGTAAAATGGGACTATCACCAGGAATTGCCTATTCAGAAATTATTCCAGATTGATCCTTTAAAGCTTAGTAGCAGAAAGCGCCGCACACCCATCTGGCATATCGGAAGGTTTGCAACCAGGAAAAACATTGGAGACCGGCTCTTATTTAAAAAACTTATGGTCTACGCTATTGCTCCATTATGCAAGAAGAAGAGAGGGCTGGCTTTTGCTGAATGCGACAGCAAGTTGCTAAGAGCGATGCAACTTTTGGGAATAAAAGCCAGAGTTTTAGGAAAATCCATTGATTATCTCGGGTCAGAAACCATACCTATTTCATTGGATTATGACGGACTAAAAGAATTTTACCATCAAAACAAAAAACTAATATATCACAGAAAAACGACTTCTCTTACACAAAACATTACCGCCTGAAAAAGATATTCTCTTATTAAACACCTTTAACCAAATCAAACACCATATAAAAAACTGAGCTATGAATACGATGACTAACACTATCGACTGGACTTCACCGGATGTCTTGAGCCAGATTGTCCACAACATTAAAAATCCTCTGGAAACAATTATTACGGCCAGCAAACAAAATGAAAGACCAGTGCATGAGATCATTTTCAACAGCAGCAAACAAATCAATAGCCTGATTGAAGAACTTTTAACGGAAATAAAATCCAAATCTGTAAGCCTGACGTTTCATGAGCGCCCCGATATATTCGGAATTTATGAAGCCAACGAAAACGTTCAGTGCATGTGTGCAAAAAAAATCAATCCTTCCAAAATAACAAAACTTGACCAGAACTGGCTATTAAATCTTGAAAAAGAAATATATAGATCCATCAACCAGAATGATATCAATATCTATGATCTTGCTTATAAAATGGCAGTGAGTGAGAGACAGCTTCACAGGAAAATAAACAGCCTGCTATATCTCTCACCCAACAAATATATCAGAATTCTTCGCCTGCACAAAGCTAAAGAACTGATTGACAATTATATCCAGAACTCAATTTCACAAGTAGCATATGCAGTAGGTTACAATGATGTTCATTATTTCTCAAAACTATTTGTAGCACAATATAATATGTCACCGAAAGAGCTTATTCATTCTTTAAAATAAGAATGCAGGTAGTGCGGAGACAGCATTACAAAAACATCCAACTAATATGAAACTAACAAACGAACAAAGGAAAGGACAGGAAGTACTTTTTAAAATCATAAAAGAAGCATGGGATAATGAATTATTTAAAGAATCCCTCCTCTCCGATCCTGAAAAAACATTAGAAGTATTCTTTGGCAGAAACCTTCCTAATGGAAAGAAAATCAAGGTGACCGATCAGTCTGATCCGGATTATCTGTACATCAATATCCCTGTAAAGCCTTATTCAGATTTTGAAATGAAAGATAAAGATCTGAATAAAGCTGTAGACGGATCCGATATACCGAATTTCGGAAATAATAAACACCAGAATGACAACCAAAACCCTTAAAACGGAAAATGCCATGTCCGTTATCGCGTAAAAAATGGCACATCCGTAGACTGATAATTAAATAATTTGGCATAACCATTTAAACTTAAAGATAATGAAACGTGTACTTTTTTTCTTAGGACAATTAAACGACATCGATGTAGAATGGATGATTAAAAATGGAAGTAAAATTGAATTGAAAACAGGCAGCAAACTCATCCAGAAAGGACAGCCTATCGACAACTTATATATCGTTCTTTCCGGGCAGCTGGTTGTTTGCACCGATGGTGCGGATAATGAAACCATCGCAACACTGGGAGCTGGTGAGATCGTAGGCGAAATGTCTTTCCTTGAATCCAGATCGCCTTCCGTTTCGGTAATTGCCACGCAGCCTACTGTTGCGTATGTAATCTCCAGAAACGTTATGGATTCAAGACTTTCCAGCAATTCGGATTTCAGGGCA
This region includes:
- a CDS encoding glycosyltransferase family protein is translated as MNILTIPYFAGGLSHLIPLYVLQQKYLKHSIGVKNHFLVNSGSQNFLTMQGVACVPLNYSLEENPLIPENSEKIKEQLLEMEKKAYEIVKPSVIIEDTSFFTPLIAEKNNLPRISIQRTGIFRSIDKKFRNANHVHSLEKGNNSSKSDGFSDSHNTETATNMESDLYFLQQYAKPKAKIVPGIPTIERLPENIKNKDSYFYSGPLIVMDKPSKNLTERLYEFLKINEEKSIVFITTGTIDKTPIENYIEFFVQKNYAVITTCDHPVNEKYKQEVFYNKLLPLNYICGISNLVIHQCGSGMYHYPIMNRVPSLTVGTQCYDREDVALRLQELGVSAHIPHPDDNADYWNIFLDMVDKFEKNTLINYKMMDQLRTEIEETMSGFKIEKVIEYALA
- a CDS encoding class I SAM-dependent methyltransferase, which encodes MKKSFYELCKDAGTDKVMHHGYHFFYPSFLEKLRNEKFTMLEIGYGSGESAKMWCEYFPYTSFFCIDIDTEAVHSERCRIIKADQSKKEDLQKITGKIGSAKLIIDDGSHNPRHQFDTFMYLFENLLEEGGIYIIEDIETNYWKPNAGLYGRFVGDFNLMKSISSFPDMINHEFSKIQNTLKISTVTYGQNCIIITKRTLEEQLYFDRKYRFEIFTS
- a CDS encoding DUF3667 domain-containing protein, which codes for MSHNKCLNCNSETENNYCSHCGQKTSTHRFSLQHFLAHDLVHGVFHLDKGFLYTVKELFTRPGHSIREYVQGKRVKHFNAFTAIIFVLTITLVVSGATKVKSTEIYNQEQLSEYSKLLRDYYKLIILSGIPFYALGSYFIFKKTKQNYTENLVLNTYLTIGILILGLIFPIITIFYTNTEVLYYLKVITPILTILYIFWFYYEYFSAFDYRKISLVIRIILITVYIMLFNGAVNTLANKIGVFLQH
- a CDS encoding response regulator transcription factor: MSANDINSFFDSRNTVEASSDLGDETLHYLEPIKSFARATYTSIYVIDYEKQGFEFVSDNALFLCGNTPEEVLQMGYAFYFKHVPESDLQMLLKINNAGFDFYEKIPVSERKEYSISYDFHIKNQEGRLILINHKLTPMFLTKQGKIWKAVCIVSLSSGKEAGNVKIYKKGVNKVYNYDLEMDTWKVTEQVSLSKREKEILQLSTRGLTINEIADAIFVSPDTVKFHRRKLFEKLEVTNISEAIIFATNNMLI
- a CDS encoding helix-turn-helix domain-containing protein, yielding MNTMTNTIDWTSPDVLSQIVHNIKNPLETIITASKQNERPVHEIIFNSSKQINSLIEELLTEIKSKSVSLTFHERPDIFGIYEANENVQCMCAKKINPSKITKLDQNWLLNLEKEIYRSINQNDINIYDLAYKMAVSERQLHRKINSLLYLSPNKYIRILRLHKAKELIDNYIQNSISQVAYAVGYNDVHYFSKLFVAQYNMSPKELIHSLK
- a CDS encoding cyclic nucleotide-binding domain-containing protein, whose translation is MKRVLFFLGQLNDIDVEWMIKNGSKIELKTGSKLIQKGQPIDNLYIVLSGQLVVCTDGADNETIATLGAGEIVGEMSFLESRSPSVSVIATQPTVAYVISRNVMDSRLSSNSDFRANFYYALALFLSNRLRKTTEQMGYGKPEEEDLIDINVLDGVAQAGSRFGQILNRFSEV